The Actinosynnema mirum DSM 43827 genomic interval CGGAGGCCGTGAACGGCAGCCGCTGCCACACCGCGTTGTCCTTGAGGCCGGTGGTGAACACGTCCTCCTCGGAGGCGCTGTAGACCATGATCGTCTTCGGGTCGGTGATCGCGGTCATGCCCTCGACGTCGGTCGCGCCCAGACCCCACTCCGCGTCGACCTCGCCGGTCCACGCGTTGACCAGGCCGACCGCCTCGGCGGTGTCGGACACCAGCGAGCCCTTGCCGAACGGGCGGATGCTGACCGTGCTGCCCTGCATCCAGCCGTCCGCCATGACGAACGGGGTGCCGGTCGCGCCCTTGGCCTCGACGGCCTTCTTGCCCTCGGCGAGCTTCGCGTCCATCTCGGCCAGCGCGGTCTTCGCCTCGGCCTCCTTGCCCACGGCCTTGGCGATCAGGGTGAAGTCCTCGCGCAGCCGGTCGAAGTTCTTCGTGGCGTCGCTGGACTTGGTCATGACGACCGGGACGGCCTTCTCCAGCTGCTCGGCCACGGCGGTGTCGCGGGCCAGCGGCATCAGCACCAGGTCCGGCTCCAGCGCCACGATCGCGTCGACGCTGGGCTCGCCGCGCTTGCCGACGTCCTTCACGTCACCGGGCAGCGCCTCGGCCGCGTTCCAGGTCGCGTAGCCCTCGGGGTCGGCGGCGCCGACCGGGGTGACCCCCAGCGTCAGCACCATCTCGGTCTCGGCCCACTCCAGGGACACGACCTTCTTCGCGGGGGCCTTCAGCTCGACGGTCTTGCCGCGCGCGTCGGTCAGCGTGATGGCGCCACCGGCGTCACCGGACGCGCTGGGCTCGCTGGAGGTGCTCTCGGTGGTGCCGCAGGCGGACAGCAGCACGGCTGCCGCGAGCAGGGCGGGGGTCAACAGGCGCATCGTTCTTCTCTTCTTCTCGGTGGGGGGACTTCAGGGTCTGCGTTGCGTCCGCTTGCCGAGCGGACGGCAGTGCGGGGCCCCGGTGACCGGGTCGTCGACGACCTGGACCTCGACGCCGTACGCGCTGGTCAGGTGGTCCGCGGTGAGCACGTCGCGCACCGCGCCGGAGGCGACGACGCGGCCGTCGCACAGCAGGACCACCTCGTCGGCGACCACACCGGCGTGGTCGAGGTCGTGCAGCACGACGCCGACCGCCACGCCGTGGTCGTCGGCCAGGTCGCGGACCACGTCCAGCACCTCGACCTGGTAGCGCAGGTCCAGGTGGTTGGTGGGCTCGTCGAGCAGCAGCACGGAGGTCTCCTGCGCCAGGCAGGACGCCAGCCAGACGCGCTGCAGCTCGCCGCCGGACAGCTCGTCGACGCCCCGGCCCGCCATGGGGGTGACGCCGGTCAGCTCCATGGCCCGCTCGACGGCGGCGGCCCCGCCCGCGTCCACCCCGCGCCAGCCCGCGCGGTGCGGGTGGCGGCCGTAGGAGACGACGTCGCGCACGGACACGCCGGACGGGGTGGGGCGGTGCTGGGTGAGCAGGGTGACGTTGCGGG includes:
- a CDS encoding iron-siderophore ABC transporter substrate-binding protein: MRLLTPALLAAAVLLSACGTTESTSSEPSASGDAGGAITLTDARGKTVELKAPAKKVVSLEWAETEMVLTLGVTPVGAADPEGYATWNAAEALPGDVKDVGKRGEPSVDAIVALEPDLVLMPLARDTAVAEQLEKAVPVVMTKSSDATKNFDRLREDFTLIAKAVGKEAEAKTALAEMDAKLAEGKKAVEAKGATGTPFVMADGWMQGSTVSIRPFGKGSLVSDTAEAVGLVNAWTGEVDAEWGLGATDVEGMTAITDPKTIMVYSASEEDVFTTGLKDNAVWQRLPFTASGKITKLEKGTWTFGGPKSVAVIADQFVKAATS
- a CDS encoding ABC transporter ATP-binding protein; the protein is MSQGDALLTGEALVLAHHDRAVVEGVSLELRAGEVTALVGPNGSGKSTVLRSLARLHKPREGGVRLGERQVWGRAALSGKEFARNVTLLTQHRPTPSGVSVRDVVSYGRHPHRAGWRGVDAGGAAAVERAMELTGVTPMAGRGVDELSGGELQRVWLASCLAQETSVLLLDEPTNHLDLRYQVEVLDVVRDLADDHGVAVGVVLHDLDHAGVVADEVVLLCDGRVVASGAVRDVLTADHLTSAYGVEVQVVDDPVTGAPHCRPLGKRTQRRP